A DNA window from Allokutzneria albata contains the following coding sequences:
- a CDS encoding BTAD domain-containing putative transcriptional regulator: MRFGLLGPLAVWTSDGHPVRVPEPKVRALLAALLVHEGRVVSADRLVEDLWGERQPGNPLNALQTKVSQLRGTLGRDVVLRAAPGYRIRAGSVDVEEFRALTARARAAGDPRERAELFASALALWRGPALADFADEPFAAPSIQRLEEERLAAQEDWADARLALGEHGAVIGELGGLVARHPLRERLRALHIRALYRAGRQSEALAGYTELRDRLADELGLDPGPELAALHQAVLEQAPGLSPPKSNLPAAIGELIGRDEAVRAVRARLGESRLVTLIGPGGVGKTRLGVEVARRLGDSFADGVWLLEFAGMDRQAACPPDEWVVAAIAATLGVREEPTPGPRPDLPDRLAEALRHKEILLIADNCEHLVGQIADVMGRVLRRAPGVRVLATSQEPLGLSGEVLWPVPPLEVPGRSSDLAAAREFSAIRLFETRAGITVDEDTAPVVAEICRRLDGIPLALELAATKVRVLGVHQLLNRLGDRFRLLAGGPRDAPARQRTLRAMIDWSWELLGEPERVLLRRLAIHAESCSLEAAEAVSGDGADVLELLSGLVDRSLVVSQTRGGAEPRYRLLESVAAYALERVHEAGEFDELRLRHAHYYVDLAERAAPRLNGHDQRQWLDLLDAETPNMRAALETAVQQGDSGLAQRLVTALSWYWFLRGRLGEASRSLRLAGGSPATRAWLTGIAVLEGQRPDLGVLDAAEELEDSRALWFLGYCMSTVGDMQTGERMTLLALKRFEETGDQWGIAAATTDRVSQQMHKGEFADAKELANRIARMFADLGDRWGQLQASFTLGTLAEISGDYERAAALHREGLRMAEELSLWPEASYQLSWLGRIALLTKDFVRARDFHERARRLGVEQNFPPAEMYAVTGLALGARREGDFDEAEEHLHRVLAWHRDVGYQEAGALALAELGFIEEQRGNASSARRLHEQGLALARRTGDPRAIALALEGLAGVHALAGELSRAARLLGAADAARRSVGMPLPAAERGDVDRISAAVGPGYAADFEWGKGASLADLGFDA, translated from the coding sequence GTGCGATTCGGACTGCTGGGGCCGCTGGCCGTGTGGACCTCCGACGGACATCCCGTGCGGGTGCCCGAGCCGAAGGTGCGCGCGCTGCTGGCGGCGCTGCTCGTCCACGAGGGCCGCGTGGTCTCGGCGGACCGGCTGGTCGAGGACCTGTGGGGCGAGCGCCAGCCCGGCAACCCGCTGAACGCGTTGCAGACCAAGGTTTCCCAGCTGCGCGGGACGCTCGGCCGGGACGTCGTCCTCCGCGCGGCCCCGGGGTACCGGATCAGGGCCGGATCCGTCGACGTCGAGGAGTTCCGCGCGCTGACCGCGCGAGCCCGGGCCGCCGGTGACCCGCGGGAGCGGGCCGAGTTGTTCGCCTCGGCGCTCGCGCTCTGGCGCGGTCCGGCGCTGGCCGACTTCGCCGACGAACCCTTTGCCGCGCCGTCGATCCAGCGACTGGAGGAGGAACGCCTCGCCGCGCAGGAGGACTGGGCCGACGCCCGGCTGGCCCTCGGGGAGCACGGCGCGGTCATCGGCGAACTCGGCGGTCTGGTCGCGCGACACCCGCTGCGGGAACGGTTGCGGGCACTGCACATCCGCGCGCTGTACCGCGCGGGCAGGCAGAGCGAGGCGCTGGCCGGTTACACCGAGCTGCGCGACCGGCTGGCCGACGAGCTCGGCCTCGACCCCGGCCCGGAGCTCGCCGCGCTGCACCAGGCCGTCCTGGAACAGGCGCCGGGCCTCTCCCCGCCGAAGAGCAACCTGCCCGCGGCGATCGGCGAGCTGATCGGCCGGGACGAGGCGGTGCGCGCGGTGCGGGCGCGGCTCGGTGAGTCGCGGCTGGTGACGCTGATCGGGCCGGGCGGTGTCGGCAAGACCCGCCTCGGGGTCGAGGTCGCGCGCCGGCTGGGGGACTCCTTCGCCGACGGCGTCTGGCTGCTGGAGTTCGCGGGCATGGACCGCCAGGCGGCGTGCCCGCCCGACGAGTGGGTCGTCGCGGCGATCGCGGCGACGCTCGGCGTCCGGGAGGAGCCGACGCCCGGTCCGCGTCCCGACCTGCCGGACCGGCTGGCCGAGGCGTTGCGGCACAAGGAGATCCTGCTCATCGCCGACAACTGCGAGCACCTGGTCGGCCAGATCGCCGACGTGATGGGGCGGGTGCTGCGCCGGGCGCCCGGGGTGCGCGTCCTCGCGACCAGCCAGGAGCCGCTGGGCCTGTCCGGGGAGGTGCTGTGGCCGGTCCCGCCGCTGGAGGTGCCGGGCCGCTCCAGCGACCTCGCCGCCGCGCGCGAGTTCAGCGCGATCCGGTTGTTCGAGACCCGCGCGGGGATCACGGTCGACGAGGACACGGCGCCGGTGGTGGCCGAGATCTGCCGGAGGCTGGACGGCATCCCGCTCGCCCTGGAGCTCGCCGCGACCAAGGTCCGGGTGCTCGGGGTGCACCAGCTGCTCAACCGTCTCGGTGACCGGTTCCGCCTGCTCGCCGGGGGCCCGAGGGACGCGCCGGCCCGGCAGCGCACGCTGCGCGCGATGATCGACTGGAGCTGGGAGCTGCTGGGCGAGCCGGAGCGGGTCCTGCTGCGGCGGCTGGCGATCCACGCCGAGAGCTGCTCGCTGGAGGCGGCCGAGGCGGTCTCCGGTGACGGCGCCGATGTGCTGGAGCTGTTGTCCGGCCTGGTGGACCGGTCCCTCGTGGTGTCACAGACCCGCGGCGGCGCCGAGCCGCGCTACCGCCTGCTCGAATCCGTCGCCGCCTACGCCCTGGAGCGCGTCCACGAGGCGGGTGAGTTCGACGAGCTGCGCCTGCGTCACGCCCACTACTACGTCGATCTCGCCGAACGCGCCGCCCCGCGGCTGAACGGGCACGACCAGCGCCAGTGGCTCGACCTGCTCGACGCGGAGACCCCCAACATGCGCGCGGCCCTGGAAACCGCTGTGCAGCAAGGAGATTCCGGCCTCGCCCAGCGCCTCGTCACCGCGCTGTCGTGGTACTGGTTCCTCCGCGGGAGGCTCGGCGAGGCGAGCAGGTCGCTGCGCCTGGCGGGTGGCTCGCCCGCGACGCGGGCGTGGCTGACCGGGATCGCCGTGCTGGAAGGGCAGCGCCCGGACCTCGGCGTTCTCGACGCGGCGGAAGAGCTGGAGGACTCGCGGGCGCTGTGGTTCCTCGGCTACTGCATGTCCACCGTGGGCGACATGCAGACCGGCGAACGGATGACCCTGTTGGCGCTCAAGCGGTTCGAGGAGACCGGCGACCAGTGGGGCATCGCCGCCGCGACCACCGACCGCGTCAGCCAGCAGATGCACAAGGGCGAGTTCGCCGACGCCAAGGAGCTCGCGAACCGCATCGCCCGGATGTTCGCCGACCTCGGTGACCGCTGGGGGCAGCTCCAGGCGTCGTTCACCCTCGGCACCCTCGCCGAGATCTCCGGGGACTACGAGCGCGCCGCCGCCCTGCACCGCGAAGGCCTCCGCATGGCCGAGGAGCTGAGCCTGTGGCCGGAGGCGTCCTACCAACTGTCCTGGCTCGGTCGGATCGCGTTGCTCACCAAGGACTTCGTCCGGGCACGGGACTTCCACGAGCGCGCGCGGCGCCTCGGCGTCGAACAGAACTTCCCGCCCGCGGAGATGTACGCCGTGACCGGCCTCGCCCTCGGCGCCCGCCGCGAGGGCGACTTCGACGAGGCCGAGGAGCACCTGCACCGCGTCCTCGCCTGGCACCGCGACGTCGGCTACCAGGAGGCGGGCGCTCTGGCCTTGGCCGAACTCGGCTTCATCGAAGAGCAACGCGGCAATGCTTCATCGGCGCGGCGGTTGCACGAGCAAGGGCTCGCGTTGGCTCGGCGGACCGGTGACCCGCGCGCGATCGCGCTGGCCCTGGAGGGACTGGCGGGCGTGCACGCGCTCGCCGGGGAGCTTTCGCGGGCAGCTCGCCTGCTCGGTGCGGCCGATGCCGCGCGGCGCTCCGTCGGAATGCCGTTGCCCGCGGCGGAGCGCGGAGACGTGGATCGGATCTCGGCGGCGGTCGGGCCCGGGTACGCGGCGGATTTCGAGTGGGGAAAGGGGGCGTCGTTGGCTGATCTCGGATTCGACGCCTAG
- a CDS encoding PucR family transcriptional regulator gives MPTVALSDLVARPDLGLTVLVGPVEGRRVRWVHVSELRDPGRYLIGNELLFTAGVDFPSSAEEIDLYVRRLAEAGAAALGFGVTPVHDAVPPLLISACERHGLPLLLVSIQVTFLRIGQEVSLMLAEAERAGMRRLSTAQAALTKAAASDGAVAVVRRLAKLLSGWTVLFDPSGRRIASGGSAPPDDELRLVERVRAPKGPSAATAHHGSRQLVAHALRGAGSGPRSVLVAGDSFEPADRAVLSVGVALLSLLVASTRSSPDLTAGVLGLAVNGVDSAALLEKALEAPPDTRWRVVRARRVRRNADAFDTPLVAPVADGFLVVLPEDRPYAPKGWLTGASGPVPLGELRSAALRASRLFAEAVIEGRSRVDSSTVDSLVSSKDAQSFARRSLRPVLEAGLLDTLHAWLAHHGGWDAAADALGVHRNTVRHRITRIGELLGRDLSTPDTRAELWLSLRWLRD, from the coding sequence ATGCCGACGGTGGCGCTGAGCGATCTGGTCGCGCGGCCCGACCTCGGGTTGACCGTCCTGGTCGGGCCGGTCGAGGGGCGCCGGGTGCGCTGGGTGCACGTCAGCGAGCTGCGTGACCCGGGGCGCTATTTGATCGGCAACGAGCTGCTGTTCACCGCCGGAGTGGATTTCCCTTCCAGCGCAGAGGAAATCGACCTCTACGTGCGGCGCCTGGCGGAGGCCGGAGCCGCGGCGCTCGGGTTCGGGGTGACCCCGGTGCACGACGCGGTGCCGCCGCTGTTGATCTCCGCGTGCGAGCGCCACGGCCTGCCGCTGCTGCTGGTGTCCATCCAGGTCACGTTCCTCCGGATCGGCCAGGAAGTGTCGCTGATGCTCGCGGAGGCGGAGCGCGCGGGCATGCGCAGGTTGTCCACGGCGCAGGCCGCGCTGACCAAGGCGGCCGCGAGCGATGGTGCCGTGGCAGTGGTGCGTCGCCTGGCCAAACTGCTCTCCGGTTGGACCGTGTTGTTCGATCCGTCCGGTCGCCGCATCGCTTCAGGCGGTTCGGCACCGCCGGACGACGAGCTTCGGCTCGTGGAACGCGTTCGCGCGCCGAAGGGTCCTTCCGCGGCCACCGCGCATCACGGCTCGCGGCAGCTCGTCGCCCACGCGTTGCGCGGAGCTGGATCCGGCCCACGATCCGTGCTGGTCGCCGGGGATTCGTTCGAGCCTGCTGATCGCGCCGTGCTCAGCGTCGGAGTCGCCTTGCTGTCGCTGCTCGTCGCGTCCACCAGGTCCTCACCGGACCTCACGGCGGGAGTGCTCGGTTTGGCGGTCAACGGCGTGGATTCGGCCGCACTGCTGGAAAAGGCTCTGGAAGCTCCGCCGGACACGCGGTGGCGAGTCGTCCGCGCTCGTCGCGTGCGGAGGAACGCGGACGCGTTCGACACGCCGCTCGTGGCTCCTGTCGCGGACGGGTTCCTCGTTGTGCTGCCGGAGGACCGGCCGTACGCGCCGAAGGGCTGGCTGACCGGTGCGAGCGGTCCGGTTCCGTTGGGAGAGCTGCGTTCCGCCGCCCTGCGCGCTTCGCGGCTCTTCGCCGAGGCGGTGATCGAGGGCCGGTCTCGCGTCGACAGCTCCACCGTGGACTCCCTGGTCTCCTCGAAGGACGCGCAGTCGTTCGCGCGGCGCAGCCTGCGACCTGTTCTGGAGGCGGGGTTGCTCGACACGCTCCACGCGTGGCTGGCGCACCACGGCGGGTGGGACGCCGCCGCCGACGCGCTGGGCGTGCACCGCAACACCGTCCGGCACCGGATCACCCGAATCGGGGAGCTGCTCGGGCGGGACCTCTCCACCCCCGACACCCGTGCTGAGCTGTGGCTTTCCCTGCGCTGGCTGCGCGACTAG
- a CDS encoding sodium:solute symporter, whose amino-acid sequence MPIDSLVMVSYLLAMVAVGWWAARRAGTKSEFLVAGRRLGHTMYSGTMSAVVLGGASTVGGVRLGYLYGISGAWLVLTIGLGVLGLSLLFARRITRLKVYTVSEMLQLRYGGGAATISGFVMWVYALMLMVTSTIACSTIFGVLFGMDRASSVVLGGGIVVLYSVLGGMWSITLTDMVQFVVKTVGILFVLLPVAVAKAGGFDGLAAALPADYFSLWHIGAETILTYVLVYFFGLLIGQDIWQRVFTARDDKVATVGGTFSGLYCLLYAFAGAIVGMAAKALFPNLASPDDAFATIVTDALPTGLRGLVLAAALAAVMSTASGALIACATVASNDIWPRLRPSENRDEVRTARIFTLVLGIAGIAIASMLQDVVGALTVAYNLLVGGLLVPILGGLVWRRGTRQGALASIVVGGTTVVVLMLTHGMLANEPILWGLPISLVTYVAVSLATPPTEAAKLAHWQARLTGEPR is encoded by the coding sequence ATGCCCATCGACTCCCTGGTGATGGTGAGCTACCTGCTCGCCATGGTGGCGGTCGGCTGGTGGGCCGCTCGCCGCGCGGGCACGAAGAGCGAGTTCCTGGTGGCGGGGCGGCGCCTCGGCCACACCATGTACTCCGGGACGATGTCCGCGGTCGTGCTCGGCGGAGCGTCCACGGTGGGCGGTGTCCGGCTCGGCTACCTCTACGGGATCTCCGGCGCGTGGCTGGTGCTGACGATCGGCCTCGGCGTGCTCGGGCTGAGCCTGCTGTTCGCGCGGCGGATCACCCGGCTGAAGGTCTACACCGTCTCGGAGATGCTGCAGCTGCGCTACGGCGGCGGCGCGGCCACGATCTCCGGCTTCGTCATGTGGGTCTACGCGTTGATGCTCATGGTGACCTCGACGATCGCCTGCTCGACGATCTTCGGCGTGCTGTTCGGGATGGACCGGGCGTCCTCGGTGGTCCTCGGCGGCGGCATCGTGGTGCTCTACTCGGTGCTCGGCGGGATGTGGTCGATCACCCTCACCGACATGGTGCAGTTCGTGGTGAAGACGGTCGGCATCCTGTTCGTGCTGCTGCCCGTCGCGGTCGCGAAGGCGGGCGGCTTCGACGGGCTCGCGGCCGCGCTGCCCGCCGACTACTTCTCGTTGTGGCACATCGGCGCCGAGACGATCCTGACCTACGTCCTCGTCTACTTCTTCGGGCTGCTGATCGGCCAGGACATCTGGCAGCGGGTGTTCACCGCGCGCGACGACAAGGTGGCCACGGTCGGCGGCACGTTCTCCGGGCTGTACTGCCTGCTCTACGCCTTCGCCGGGGCGATCGTGGGGATGGCGGCGAAGGCGCTGTTCCCGAACCTCGCCTCACCCGACGACGCCTTCGCCACGATCGTCACCGACGCCCTGCCGACCGGACTGCGCGGACTCGTGCTCGCGGCCGCGCTCGCCGCGGTCATGTCCACCGCGAGCGGTGCGCTGATCGCGTGCGCCACGGTGGCCAGCAACGACATCTGGCCCCGCCTGCGCCCGTCGGAGAACCGCGACGAGGTGCGCACGGCACGGATCTTCACCCTGGTGCTCGGCATCGCGGGCATCGCGATCGCCTCGATGCTCCAGGACGTCGTGGGCGCGCTGACCGTGGCCTACAACCTGCTCGTCGGCGGTCTGCTGGTGCCGATCCTCGGCGGGCTGGTGTGGCGGCGCGGGACCCGGCAGGGCGCGCTCGCCTCGATCGTCGTCGGCGGGACCACCGTGGTGGTGCTGATGCTCACCCACGGCATGCTCGCCAACGAGCCGATCCTGTGGGGCCTGCCGATCAGCCTGGTGACCTACGTGGCGGTCAGCCTCGCCACCCCGCCGACCGAAGCCGCGAAGCTCGCGCACTGGCAGGCCCGTCTGACAGGAGAACCCCGATGA
- a CDS encoding pyridoxal phosphate-dependent aminotransferase encodes MIPRISSKVASFTESVIREMTREADAHGAVNLSQGLPDFPCPPELKRAVAEAVHADLNQYPTTFGESALREAIAVKTEAAYPGWRVDPETELCVTCGATEAMVATMLALLEPGDEVVMFEPRYENYGPDAIFAGAKPVFVPLHRPDWTIDEAELRAAFSDRTRAIVVNTPHNPTGKVFSAEELELIAELCQTHDVLCFTDEIYEHIHFLGEGGHIPPATVPGLEDRTVTINSLSKTYAVTGWRVGWTIAPDWATKAIRTVHDFLTVGAPTPLQAAGVTAMRLPRGYYTELAEHYRRLRDLLCPALADIGFELRVPDGAYYVLCGTGKFDPAKDDVAFARRLITEAGVATVPGSSFYADPAKGADLVRFAFPKREETLLAAIDRLGTLG; translated from the coding sequence ATGATCCCCCGCATCAGCAGCAAGGTCGCCTCGTTCACCGAGTCGGTGATCAGGGAGATGACCCGGGAGGCGGACGCGCACGGCGCGGTCAACCTCTCCCAGGGGCTGCCGGACTTCCCCTGCCCGCCGGAGCTCAAGCGCGCGGTGGCCGAGGCGGTGCACGCCGACCTCAACCAGTACCCGACCACCTTCGGCGAGTCGGCGCTGCGTGAGGCGATCGCGGTCAAGACCGAGGCGGCCTACCCGGGCTGGCGGGTCGATCCGGAGACCGAGCTGTGCGTGACCTGCGGCGCCACCGAGGCGATGGTGGCCACCATGCTCGCCCTGCTGGAGCCGGGCGACGAGGTGGTCATGTTCGAGCCGCGGTACGAGAACTACGGCCCGGACGCGATCTTCGCGGGGGCGAAGCCGGTGTTCGTGCCGCTGCACCGTCCTGATTGGACGATCGACGAGGCCGAGCTGCGCGCCGCGTTCAGCGACCGCACCAGGGCGATCGTGGTGAACACGCCGCACAACCCCACCGGCAAGGTCTTCTCCGCCGAGGAGCTGGAGCTGATCGCCGAGCTGTGCCAGACCCACGACGTGCTGTGCTTCACCGACGAGATCTACGAGCACATCCACTTCCTCGGCGAGGGCGGCCACATCCCGCCCGCCACCGTGCCGGGGCTGGAGGACCGCACGGTCACGATCAACAGCCTGTCCAAGACCTACGCGGTGACCGGTTGGCGGGTCGGCTGGACGATCGCTCCTGACTGGGCCACGAAGGCGATCCGGACCGTGCACGATTTCCTCACCGTGGGCGCGCCGACGCCGTTGCAGGCGGCCGGGGTGACCGCGATGCGGCTGCCCCGCGGCTACTACACCGAACTGGCCGAGCACTACCGGCGGCTGCGCGACCTGCTCTGCCCGGCGCTGGCCGACATCGGGTTCGAGCTGCGCGTGCCGGACGGCGCCTACTACGTGCTCTGCGGGACCGGGAAGTTCGACCCTGCCAAGGACGACGTGGCGTTCGCCAGGCGGCTGATCACCGAAGCGGGGGTGGCGACGGTGCCGGGCTCGTCGTTCTACGCCGACCCCGCCAAGGGCGCTGACCTGGTCCGCTTCGCCTTCCCGAAACGGGAGGAGACCCTGCTGGCCGCCATCGACCGCCTGGGCACGCTTGGGTAA
- a CDS encoding phosphatase PAP2 family protein — translation MSDTSVSRADGPGRWLAKAATEVLSPYTVLIALPFAVGAATQDRQAEALWWAAALAVFSSLIPWVLIMGGALRGRWEGHHVRNREGRKTPLIICGCSVIAVTVLMVAMDAPASMQALGVAELILLLVTVGVTFGFKWKISIHAAVASAAALVTAVLYGMAWHWLWLLVVLVGWSRVRINDHDLPQVVAGTLLGLVGGALFIGLA, via the coding sequence GTGAGCGACACCAGCGTTTCCCGGGCCGATGGCCCCGGCCGGTGGCTTGCCAAGGCGGCCACCGAGGTGCTGTCCCCGTACACCGTGCTGATCGCGCTGCCGTTCGCGGTCGGCGCGGCCACCCAGGACCGGCAGGCCGAGGCGCTGTGGTGGGCCGCGGCGCTGGCGGTGTTCTCCAGCCTCATCCCGTGGGTGCTGATCATGGGCGGGGCGCTGCGCGGGCGGTGGGAGGGCCACCACGTGCGCAACCGGGAGGGCCGCAAGACGCCGCTGATCATCTGCGGCTGCTCGGTGATCGCGGTGACGGTGCTGATGGTGGCCATGGACGCGCCCGCGAGCATGCAGGCACTCGGCGTGGCCGAGCTGATTTTACTGCTGGTGACGGTCGGCGTGACCTTCGGTTTCAAGTGGAAGATCAGCATCCACGCCGCGGTCGCCTCGGCCGCCGCGCTGGTCACGGCGGTGCTCTACGGGATGGCGTGGCACTGGTTGTGGCTGCTGGTGGTGCTCGTGGGCTGGTCGCGGGTGCGGATCAACGACCACGACCTGCCCCAGGTGGTCGCGGGCACGCTGCTCGGCCTGGTCGGCGGCGCCCTGTTCATCGGCCTCGCCTGA
- a CDS encoding winged helix-turn-helix transcriptional regulator translates to MRSYRQYCGLAAALDAVGERWTLLVVRELLIGPRRYGELLADLPGMGTNLLAERLKSLTRLGIVAKDDQVYSLTDRGRGLAGAVRELTQWGLAGLEEPDEGVVCRAHWTLGGLRAMADARRVPGLEESYEFHIDDEVFHLEVSGGVARAGRGPAERPAMTMTTDAKTFVRLGSGRYRARDARAEGRLTITGDPAAGRRCAAVLGLTGGES, encoded by the coding sequence GTGCGGAGTTACCGGCAGTACTGCGGACTCGCCGCCGCCCTGGACGCGGTGGGCGAGCGGTGGACGCTGTTGGTCGTGCGGGAGCTGCTGATCGGCCCCCGCCGCTACGGCGAACTGCTCGCCGACCTGCCCGGGATGGGCACCAACCTGCTCGCCGAGCGGCTCAAGTCCTTGACGCGGTTGGGAATCGTGGCCAAGGACGACCAGGTCTACTCCCTGACCGACCGCGGGAGGGGGCTCGCGGGCGCCGTGCGGGAGCTGACCCAGTGGGGCCTCGCCGGGTTGGAGGAACCGGACGAGGGCGTCGTCTGCCGCGCGCACTGGACGCTGGGCGGGCTCCGGGCGATGGCCGACGCGAGGCGGGTGCCGGGGCTGGAGGAGAGCTACGAGTTCCACATCGACGACGAGGTCTTCCACCTGGAGGTCTCCGGCGGTGTGGCGCGCGCGGGGCGGGGTCCGGCAGAACGCCCGGCCATGACCATGACCACCGACGCGAAGACCTTCGTGCGCCTGGGGTCCGGGAGGTACCGGGCCCGCGACGCCCGGGCCGAGGGACGGCTGACGATCACCGGTGATCCCGCGGCGGGGCGGCGCTGCGCCGCGGTGCTCGGGTTGACGGGAGGCGAGTCGTGA
- a CDS encoding serine hydrolase domain-containing protein — protein MIIPELQPLRDAFDDLLGARPGWSGALAAHHRGRLVAHLHGGPDYRSDSVQLIWSSSKGVAALAVAVLIDEGRLDPETPVAEYWPEFAEGGKAGVTVRLLLSHQAGLSSVDGGFGLDDVIEHDRLAKRLAAQEPLWAPGTAHGYHALTFGTLVGELYRRVTGGTVGDWLRTEFPDLDVWFGLPESVEPRLVPLFTPIGFDPKSPVVHALLTRDTLTRQAYSADFGARVGNERRLRAAEVLSVGGVASAKGLAGLYAACLDRLSPATLDLVAHPHASGHDLILLQDTTYGLGFQVSNGTFGHDGLGGSLAFADPAAELTFAFITNHMPVRGFADECTGPLVEVLRRCLSQPDGGVRR, from the coding sequence GTGATCATTCCGGAGCTGCAACCGCTGCGCGACGCCTTCGACGACCTGCTCGGCGCGCGCCCCGGGTGGAGCGGGGCGCTGGCCGCCCACCACCGCGGCAGGCTCGTCGCGCACCTGCACGGCGGCCCGGACTACCGCTCGGACAGCGTGCAGCTGATCTGGTCCTCCTCCAAGGGGGTCGCCGCGCTCGCGGTCGCGGTGCTGATCGACGAGGGCCGGCTCGACCCGGAGACCCCGGTCGCGGAGTACTGGCCGGAGTTCGCCGAGGGCGGCAAGGCGGGCGTCACCGTGCGGCTGCTGCTCTCCCACCAAGCCGGTCTGTCCTCAGTGGACGGAGGGTTCGGGCTGGACGACGTGATCGAGCACGACCGCCTCGCGAAGCGGCTGGCCGCGCAGGAACCCTTGTGGGCGCCCGGAACCGCGCACGGCTACCACGCGCTGACCTTCGGCACGCTCGTCGGTGAGCTGTACCGGCGCGTCACCGGCGGCACGGTCGGCGACTGGCTGAGGACCGAGTTCCCCGACCTCGACGTGTGGTTCGGCCTGCCCGAGTCGGTGGAGCCGCGACTGGTCCCCCTGTTCACCCCCATCGGTTTCGACCCGAAGAGCCCGGTGGTGCACGCACTGCTGACCCGGGACACGCTGACGCGGCAGGCGTACAGCGCGGACTTCGGCGCCCGCGTCGGCAACGAGCGGAGGCTGCGCGCCGCCGAGGTGCTCTCCGTCGGCGGAGTGGCGTCCGCGAAGGGCCTCGCCGGCCTGTACGCGGCGTGCCTGGACCGGCTCTCCCCCGCCACGCTCGACCTGGTCGCACACCCGCACGCGTCCGGCCACGACCTCATCCTGTTGCAGGACACCACTTACGGCCTGGGTTTCCAGGTCAGCAACGGAACGTTCGGGCACGACGGGCTCGGCGGCTCGCTGGCTTTCGCCGATCCGGCCGCCGAGCTGACCTTCGCGTTCATCACCAACCACATGCCGGTTCGCGGCTTCGCCGACGAGTGCACCGGGCCGCTGGTCGAGGTGCTACGTCGTTGCCTGTCGCAGCCAGACGGCGGTGTCCGGCGGTAG